One window of the Hoplias malabaricus isolate fHopMal1 chromosome Y, fHopMal1.hap1, whole genome shotgun sequence genome contains the following:
- the LOC136678383 gene encoding noelin isoform X2: MQPANKLLSLTLLLLMGTELTQVLPANPEESWQVYSSAQDSEGRCVCTVVAPQQTMCSRDARTKQLRQLLEKVQNMTQSIQTLDQRTQKDLQYVQRMEVQLRGLESKFKQVEESHKQNIAKQYKAIKAKMEELRPMIPVLEEYKADAKLVLQFKEEVKNLTSVLSELQEEMGAFDYEELHNRVSNLEERLRACMQKLACGKLTGISEPVTIKTSGSRYGSWMTDPLAPDGDTRVYYMDGYHNNRFVREYQSMTDFMNTDNFTSHRLPHPWSGTGQVVYNGSIYFNKFQSHTIIKFDFKTSTISKSSQLDYAGFNNRYHYSWGGHSDIDLMVDEGGLWAVYATNQNAGNIVISKLNPVTLQVIKSWTTNHPKRSAGEAFMICGTLYVTNGYSGGTKVYYAFHTNSSTYEYIDIPFQNKYSHISMLDYNPKDRALYAWNNGHQVLYNVTLYHLIRSE, from the exons ATGCAGCCTGCGAACAAGCTCCTGAGCCTCACTCTGCTGCTCCTGATGGGCACTGAACTCACACAA GTGCTGCCTGCGAACCCGGAGGAGTCGTGGCAGGTGTACAGCTCAGCGCAGGACAGTGAGGGCCgctgtgtgtgcactgtggttgCTCCTCAGCAGACCATGTGCTCACGGGACGCCAGAACCAAGCAGCTGCGACAGCTTCTGGAAAAA GTGCAGAACATGACCCAGTCCATTCAGACATTAGACCAGAGGACACAGAAAGACCTGCAGTACGTCCAGAGGATGGAGGTGCAGCTACGTGGCTTGGAGTCCAAATTCAAACAGGTGGAGGAGAGCCACAAGCAGAACATTGCCAAGCAATACAAG GCCATAAAAGCGAAAATGGAGGAACTTAGGCCAATGATACCAGTGTTGGAGGAATACAAGGCCGATGCAAAATTGGTATTGCAGTTTAAAGAGGAGGTGAAGAATTTGACGTCAGTGCTAAGCGAGCTGCAGGAGGAGATGGGAGCCTTTGACTACGAGGAGCTCCACAACAGGGTGTCAAATCTTGAGGAGAGGCTCCGTGCATGCATGCAAAAATTAG CCTGTGGGAAGCTGACAGGAATAAGTGAGCCTGTCACTATTAAGACATCCGGATCAAGATACGGATCATGGATGACTGATCCCCTTGCCCCTGATGGTGATACAAGG GTCTACTATATGGATGGCTACCACAACAACCGCTTTGTACGTGAGTACCAGTCCATGACAGACTTCATGAACACGGATAACTTCACCTCTCATCGCCTCCCTCACCCATGGTCTGGCACTGGTCAGGTGGTCTACAATGGCTCCATTTACTTCAACAAATTCCAAAGTCACACTATCATTAAGTTTGACTTTAAGACGTCCACCATCAGTAAGTCCAGCCAACTGGACTACGCTGGATTCAACAACCGTTACCACTATTCATGGGGTGGCCACTCAGACATTGACCTGATGGTTGACGAGGGTGGGCTTTGGGCAGTGTATGCCACCAATCAGAATGCAGGAAACATCGTCATCAGCAAGCTCAACCCAGTTACGCTTCAGGTCATCAAGAGCTGGACCACTAACCACCCAAAAAGAAGCGCTGGTGAGGCCTTCATGATATGTGGAACACTCTATGTCACCAATGGCTACTCCGGAGGGACGAAGGTATACTATGCCTTCCACACTAACTCCTCCACCTACGAGTACATTGATATCCCATTCCAGAACAAGTATTCCCACATCTCTATGCTGGACTACAACCCCAAGGACAGAGCACTCTATGCTTGGAACAATGGGCACCAGGTGCTGTACAATGTCACCCTGTACCACCTTATCCGCTCTGAGTAG
- the LOC136678383 gene encoding noelin isoform X1, which translates to MSVPLLKIGVVLSTMAMITNWMSQTLPALVGLNTTKLSAAPPGVPDRSTGVLPANPEESWQVYSSAQDSEGRCVCTVVAPQQTMCSRDARTKQLRQLLEKVQNMTQSIQTLDQRTQKDLQYVQRMEVQLRGLESKFKQVEESHKQNIAKQYKAIKAKMEELRPMIPVLEEYKADAKLVLQFKEEVKNLTSVLSELQEEMGAFDYEELHNRVSNLEERLRACMQKLACGKLTGISEPVTIKTSGSRYGSWMTDPLAPDGDTRVYYMDGYHNNRFVREYQSMTDFMNTDNFTSHRLPHPWSGTGQVVYNGSIYFNKFQSHTIIKFDFKTSTISKSSQLDYAGFNNRYHYSWGGHSDIDLMVDEGGLWAVYATNQNAGNIVISKLNPVTLQVIKSWTTNHPKRSAGEAFMICGTLYVTNGYSGGTKVYYAFHTNSSTYEYIDIPFQNKYSHISMLDYNPKDRALYAWNNGHQVLYNVTLYHLIRSE; encoded by the exons ATGTCGGTGCCGTTGCTGAAGATCGGCGTGGTGCTCAGCACTATGGCCATGATCACTAACTGGATGTCGCAGACCCTGCCCGCTCTGGTCGGACTCAACACAACCAAACTCTCCGCCGCTCCGCCAGGGGTTCCGGACAGGAGCAcggga GTGCTGCCTGCGAACCCGGAGGAGTCGTGGCAGGTGTACAGCTCAGCGCAGGACAGTGAGGGCCgctgtgtgtgcactgtggttgCTCCTCAGCAGACCATGTGCTCACGGGACGCCAGAACCAAGCAGCTGCGACAGCTTCTGGAAAAA GTGCAGAACATGACCCAGTCCATTCAGACATTAGACCAGAGGACACAGAAAGACCTGCAGTACGTCCAGAGGATGGAGGTGCAGCTACGTGGCTTGGAGTCCAAATTCAAACAGGTGGAGGAGAGCCACAAGCAGAACATTGCCAAGCAATACAAG GCCATAAAAGCGAAAATGGAGGAACTTAGGCCAATGATACCAGTGTTGGAGGAATACAAGGCCGATGCAAAATTGGTATTGCAGTTTAAAGAGGAGGTGAAGAATTTGACGTCAGTGCTAAGCGAGCTGCAGGAGGAGATGGGAGCCTTTGACTACGAGGAGCTCCACAACAGGGTGTCAAATCTTGAGGAGAGGCTCCGTGCATGCATGCAAAAATTAG CCTGTGGGAAGCTGACAGGAATAAGTGAGCCTGTCACTATTAAGACATCCGGATCAAGATACGGATCATGGATGACTGATCCCCTTGCCCCTGATGGTGATACAAGG GTCTACTATATGGATGGCTACCACAACAACCGCTTTGTACGTGAGTACCAGTCCATGACAGACTTCATGAACACGGATAACTTCACCTCTCATCGCCTCCCTCACCCATGGTCTGGCACTGGTCAGGTGGTCTACAATGGCTCCATTTACTTCAACAAATTCCAAAGTCACACTATCATTAAGTTTGACTTTAAGACGTCCACCATCAGTAAGTCCAGCCAACTGGACTACGCTGGATTCAACAACCGTTACCACTATTCATGGGGTGGCCACTCAGACATTGACCTGATGGTTGACGAGGGTGGGCTTTGGGCAGTGTATGCCACCAATCAGAATGCAGGAAACATCGTCATCAGCAAGCTCAACCCAGTTACGCTTCAGGTCATCAAGAGCTGGACCACTAACCACCCAAAAAGAAGCGCTGGTGAGGCCTTCATGATATGTGGAACACTCTATGTCACCAATGGCTACTCCGGAGGGACGAAGGTATACTATGCCTTCCACACTAACTCCTCCACCTACGAGTACATTGATATCCCATTCCAGAACAAGTATTCCCACATCTCTATGCTGGACTACAACCCCAAGGACAGAGCACTCTATGCTTGGAACAATGGGCACCAGGTGCTGTACAATGTCACCCTGTACCACCTTATCCGCTCTGAGTAG